The following nucleotide sequence is from Salvia miltiorrhiza cultivar Shanhuang (shh) chromosome 7, IMPLAD_Smil_shh, whole genome shotgun sequence.
TTGTGCCACATAGAGTAGCCTTATGTCCTCAATTTAATTTAAAGAGAACAAACAAGATAAGATGTAGAAACCCATCGGGTTTATCTTGTACAGAAATATGAATTTGAGAAAATGTGAAAAGACAGCTAAGCAACAAAAGGTTAATACCTCAGCAACATTATGCCCCTGACGCCTTTTGTCCACAATAGCCAAAGGTGCATCAGATAACTTCTTGGCAAAAGCTCGTGCTCGTGCAACTCCTCCAACATCAGGAGATACCACTACTAAGTCACCAGAGCATATCTTCTTGCTGGCAAGATAATCAAGTATGACAGGCTTTTGCATAATAACCCATagccaaaaacaaaacaatGTGAGTACAAATAGAAAACAAGCACTAAACGGGATATCTTTAATTAAATACCTGGCAGTATACGTGATCCACTGGAATATCGAAGTAACCCATGGACTGCCCAGAGTGGATATCACAGGCAAGAACACGATCTGCACCTGCTTCTGTGATAAGATTGGCTACTAATTTTGCAGCAATAGATTCACGCCCTTGGGTCTATTGACATCATGAGAAAAAGTAAATTAGCAGTGCAAATATTTAGTAACATTTCCTCTAGTTGTCTTCATCCATACGTCTCTTAAGAATTTATTTGGTGAACATGTGACATGTAAGTATTCATCAAACCATCAAAGTGTAAGAAACTCATTAAAATGTggtatatatttgaaaattccACCTTTCTATCAGCTCGAGCATATCCAAAGTATGGGATCACTGCAGTGATATTTTTGGCTGAAGCTCTTCGGCAAGCATCTATCATTATTAGAAGCTCCATAAGATTTTCATTAGCTGGAGGACAGGTGGGCTGGACCAGGTACACATCACAGCCACGGACACTCTCTTGCAACTGAACATAAATCTCTCCATCGGCAAATCTCTTAATGAGGATATTTCCAAGGTTGAGGCCCATATACCTAGCAATTTCCTAAGTGAGAACCAATTCATCAAATTTAGTTAAGAAGTAGAATAAGGAATAGAGAAGGCAGAGCATAATAAAAGAGAAACTACAACAGTTGCATCATAATCAAGCACTATCAAATGTAGTGTGACACTCTTCCTCAGGTTCATTTCCTCTCTCCCTTCCTACTTGACGATATATGATAGTAGTAGCAAACCCAAGAAAATCTTTCTATGCATTCAAACTATTAAGAGAATTGACAGTGTTAAAATCTCAAGGAATCAAGTATTAGTGTTTACTGAAACTAAAATCGAGGTATCCCTTGTACTGGGAGTACACCAGAAAATGGAAGGAGTTAAAAATCCCATACAATGTTGAATCCAAAAGAGTAAAAAGTTCAAAATATGAGATAAATAAGCCCATACACACACATGTAAGCACAACAAGTTCAATTCACGTCTATTAACAAGCTAAATTTTTCGGCAATACGCCATTTAAACTCTTTGATCATATAGAAAAAAGACGCTTTGCACAGATAAGTACAAGAAATAATATGAAATGAGTTAGAATTGCAAAGGTCAGAGAATTAATAGAAACCAGGCAACTAAAATAACTCACTCAcaaaagcaaaaaataaaaagatagagCTGCAATGTATAACTAGGCCactgaaaaggaaaaaaggaaaatatatactccctccgtcccactctaaatgtcccatttgccattttgggctgtcccactccaaatgacccattccctttttggcaaaacactctctctctatacctaatatttaaataatttccaccaacccactttatctactttatacccactttatctactttttacacatttcttaatctccgtgcccaaaagaaaggagacatttgaagcgggacggagggagtaataaataactAGGCCCTTGTGATGCTCACTCATACAATTTCACTTTCCTACATGTCGTGTCCCTACATTCAAGTCATGCCTCCCCACACACCATGATCGACTCATGCAAAACTTATTGCCATTGTAGACAAGTTTAAAATGCAACTCTCCACACCCCACAGTAACTAAATGCAAATGTTTCAACAAGTATGTTTGCAATCAAACACAGTTGCTTCACCAGTTAAATACAATAGAACAGAGAGTATATCTAATCAACCAATGCATTACTTTCCATCTTTCAAAACATGCGACAGGTTCTCCTATTTACACAATTGAAATTTAAACATAGGCAAACAAGACCACAAGTCCATAAATTAAAGAATTGTAAAACATCAAAATCATTTAAATGAGCCAAACGAGAGGGGATTCACCTGAGAAAGCGTAAAATTGGCGGTACCGGAGAATATCTTGATCCTGTTATTACTATTTTTGTTCACCACATTCTCCAATCGTCTCGATTGCAAGTACTTGGGCAGTAACTGATCGTTGAGAACAGGAACACAAGGCTTCCCGTTCACCGGCTCTATCAACTCACATCTCTATCAACGCAAAGGCAAAAAAGTGCACGCATAATCAgacaaaatacacacacacCAATTCGCACAAAAATCAATAGCGGCGCTACAAAGTCTCAAATTCGTGAACGTTATGTACTCCAAAAcaatgaaaggaaaaaaaaaaaaaaaatcaaaactggATGCCTGTTCAGTCCAATCTGAACAAGCTCAAACAATCAGTTGGCATGgaacagagagagagatatcGAGAAGAAAATACAGAAAACACACACAGAGACAGTAAGCAAATGAAAAAGAGAAAGCAAGGGAAGGGAGAGAATGTTACGACGGCATTGGACGCAGAGAAGCGTGCGGTGGGGGTGGGAAAGGCGAAGCGCGAGAAAAGAGAAGAAGCGGCGGAAGAAGAGGTTGGCGGAGGCAAGAGCAAAGACGCCATGAAAGGAGGGGAGAGGAGGTGTGTGTATTTGTGAAATGTTTGTATGGCgcctctttatttatttttggtagAGGGAAGCTCTTGCGGATTTCGTTGCGGTGGGTGACGACTCACCACCGCTCCTCAAATTCCCACTAAACTTCTCATTAATAAAAcactcctttttctttttcttttttacttttcttttcgttttttAGTTGTTTTTCTACATGCTTCTGCATAACCAACTAGTAAattttttctctcaaaaaaaaaaaaaactagtaaatttatttatttatatttttttaggaaaactaaattgatttattttctttatcttttagAAGAGAAAATTAAAAAGTACTACATGATTGCAATTTGGGTCGATTTGCTCAAAGTTAAGTGATTTCATTAAAGTTCAATAATACTAACGTAATCAATAACAAATCTACATTAGTTTATATCGATTTGCTCAAATTAGACTTCATATTTATCTAATCAAAATGAGTAGATTCATCCATTTAAAGTAGATTTGTTAAGTATGTGCaagtaatttttcttttttcttttttgagaggGATGCAATgtaatatataacaaattaaataatttcagtTTGACATATTTTGGATTCCAGAAATCGCAATTAGGGGTGGTAAAATAGTTCCGGTTATCAAGTTATAACCGTACCGAACTAGAAAATcgattaatcggttaaccgatagcCAAAATTTTTCAGTTTGATTCGGTTATCGGTGTTGGAATTGTCTATTagccggttaatcggtttaactgGTAACCTTCCAACGAGAACAGCCTTTTCCATGCGACCTACGACTCTACAGCTTGAGAGAAATTGAAGGCAGCGTCTTACCCATCCCTCCCACTCCCACCACGGCCATGTCACTAGCACCTCTTCCCACCGTCCTCCACCGGCGCGGCGTCACCCTTTCGGTTTCGTCACCCCTTCGCCCTTGGCCCCTCAAAAGGCCTATCCTCTTCACCGGCGCGACCTGCCGGTAGCCGGCCTTCCCCCTTCAGCAACAAGCAACTCCTCCATTCTCCTCTGGCAATTCGGCACAACATAGCACATAGGTAATTCAAAATTAGGTTTTAGGATTATGTGTCGAGATGGAGATTGAAAGATgatctctcttttcttttcttttcttttcttttttctgtttttATTGGTTATTAATTGTGTTTGATAACTTTTGTAAATGATTTCAACTGTGGAAATATTGTATTGTTTTTGCGTGAAAGTGTGTTGGATCTAAATATGCTTAAATGGGATGAATTTTGGTTTGTAGCTAGTAATTTAGATAATGAGTTTCTTGTTTATGTATCAGTGTCTAGCTTCGGATAGAATGAGGTGTTGTTGGATATAAAGGATAGTAATATGGAATCAATACCAAGTTCTTATAACATTGCATCTGTTTGGTTTCTTCACTGAGATGGAGTTGATGTGAAAACTTGAATTATTAGGTCGGTATTGTTAGGACTACTTTTTAAATTCCACAATTTGAATTGCAGTCTGTTCTACTTTCTCAGTTTCGTATTCCTCAATTAACAGGTTAATTCGATtaaccggaccggttaatcAATTAATCGAACCGATTCGGTTAGCATTTTCATTGTTAGCCGGTTCCGGTTAATTGAAAAATCGGTTCGATTATAACCGAACCGTACCGATTACCACCCCTAATCGCAATCAGATGCTAAACATTTATTATACATTTCATATAATCTCCGTTTGAATTCCAAATCTTTTGTGCATACTTTTAGCaactatttataattttt
It contains:
- the LOC130992770 gene encoding ribose-phosphate pyrophosphokinase 1-like isoform X1, with the protein product MASLLLPPPTSSSAASSLFSRFAFPTPTARFSASNAVRCELIEPVNGKPCVPVLNDQLLPKYLQSRRLENVVNKNSNNRIKIFSGTANFTLSQEIARYMGLNLGNILIKRFADGEIYVQLQESVRGCDVYLVQPTCPPANENLMELLIMIDACRRASAKNITAVIPYFGYARADRKTQGRESIAAKLVANLITEAGADRVLACDIHSGQSMGYFDIPVDHVYCQPVILDYLASKKICSGDLVVVSPDVGGVARARAFAKKLSDAPLAIVDKRRQGHNVAEVMNLIGDVKGKVAVMVDDMIDTAGTIAKGAELLHEVGAREVYACSTHAVFSPPAIERLSSGLFQEVIITNTVPVLEKNYFPQLTVLSVANLLGETIWRVHDDCSLSTGLGTSIFD
- the LOC130992770 gene encoding ribose-phosphate pyrophosphokinase 2, chloroplastic-like isoform X2; the encoded protein is MASLLLPPPTSSSAASSLFSRFAFPTPTARFSASNAVRCELIEPVNGKPCVPVLNDQLLPKYLQSRRLENVVNKNSNNRIKIFSGTANFTLSQEIARYMGLNLGNILIKRFADGEIYVQLQESVRGCDVYLVQPTCPPANENLMELLIMIDACRRASAKNITAVIPYFGYARADRKTQGRESIAAKLVANLITEAGADRVLACDIHSGQSMGYFDIPVDHVYCQPVILDYLASKKICSGDLVVVSPDVGGVARARAFAKKLSDAPLAIVDKRRQGHNVAEDTLYGVKSQNPTFFSYKVCLNKNFAVNLKWVFFQMFWRQFEH